One window from the genome of Streptomyces sp. WZ-12 encodes:
- a CDS encoding phytoene/squalene synthase family protein produces MVLWSRTLHAGGVEDEPLRADYTAVAQYVARVEPLSYPAMRTVLPPAWQPHVLAALAFAKHTDDLADLPPAHRHGGRFHAWAEAVAHGLTTGSSPYALVRAFLHTVAVNGVPHAQIHDYLAGQAGNLSFTGYATDEDYYRCLHSVTVPYLALPCISRRPGAANRINHSLLRIVADAAQRVDDLADFAADLRLGQLHFPQTTLTRFGITRADLESGRQTPAVRAFVAHACQQARTVMDIAQDALRRADAEEQLLLRPPLVAKQHLLGGIERQGADIIRRTVALNILPAPTELLDGALRTLRARVRVATLRARS; encoded by the coding sequence ATGGTGCTCTGGAGCCGCACTCTGCATGCCGGCGGTGTCGAGGACGAACCGCTGCGCGCGGACTACACCGCCGTCGCGCAGTACGTGGCCCGGGTGGAACCGCTCTCCTATCCAGCGATGCGTACGGTCCTGCCTCCCGCCTGGCAGCCCCACGTGCTCGCCGCTCTGGCCTTCGCCAAACACACCGACGACCTGGCCGACCTTCCACCGGCCCACCGCCACGGCGGTCGTTTCCACGCCTGGGCGGAAGCAGTCGCGCACGGGCTGACGACGGGATCCTCCCCATACGCGTTGGTGCGCGCGTTTCTGCACACCGTCGCCGTCAACGGCGTCCCCCACGCCCAGATCCACGACTATCTAGCGGGCCAGGCCGGAAACCTCTCCTTCACCGGGTACGCCACCGACGAGGACTACTACCGCTGCCTCCACAGCGTCACCGTGCCCTACCTCGCCCTCCCCTGCATCTCCCGCCGCCCCGGCGCCGCGAACCGGATCAACCACTCCCTGCTGCGAATCGTGGCCGACGCCGCCCAACGCGTCGACGACCTCGCTGATTTCGCCGCGGATCTGCGCCTCGGCCAACTCCACTTCCCACAGACCACGTTGACGCGCTTCGGCATCACCCGCGCCGACCTGGAATCCGGACGTCAAACCCCGGCCGTGCGCGCCTTCGTCGCGCACGCATGTCAACAGGCCCGCACGGTCATGGACATCGCCCAGGATGCGCTCCGCCGCGCCGACGCGGAGGAACAGCTCCTGCTCCGCCCGCCGTTGGTCGCCAAACAGCATCTGCTCGGCGGCATCGAACGACAGGGCGCGGACATCATCCGGCGCACCGTCGCGCTCAACATCCTGCCCGCCCCGACGGAACTGCTGGACGGGGCGCTGCGCACACTCCGTGCCCGCGTGCGCGTTGCCACCCTGCGCGCCCGCTCGTAG
- a CDS encoding LURP-one-related/scramblase family protein, translating to MRYLVRDRMLAFHEEAWIETEHREKLYKVNRKLLRLRTTFDFVDTQGYQIASIVKKALTFHHTILIKQNDEVVGWISKRTFSLFGDRFKVSLRDGRRLRIVGNFWDREFDIQHDGTTLAHISRRWFSIRDAYAVDVMGPQDDTLLVILAVCVDHTLQDLKDE from the coding sequence ATGCGTTACCTGGTACGCGATCGCATGCTGGCCTTCCACGAGGAAGCCTGGATCGAAACCGAGCACCGGGAGAAGCTGTACAAGGTCAACAGGAAGCTGCTGCGCCTGCGGACCACCTTCGACTTCGTGGACACCCAGGGCTACCAGATCGCCAGCATCGTCAAGAAGGCGCTCACCTTCCACCACACCATCCTGATCAAACAGAACGATGAGGTGGTGGGCTGGATCAGCAAGCGGACGTTCAGCCTCTTCGGGGACCGGTTCAAGGTCAGCCTGCGAGACGGGCGGCGGCTGCGGATAGTCGGGAACTTCTGGGACCGGGAGTTCGACATCCAGCACGACGGCACCACCCTGGCGCATATTTCCCGGCGCTGGTTCAGCATCCGGGACGCCTACGCCGTCGACGTGATGGGCCCGCAGGACGACACGCTGCTGGTCATCCTGGCGGTGTGCGTCGACCACACCCTCCAGGACCTCAAGGACGAGTAA
- a CDS encoding GAP family protein has protein sequence MGHAVGDVLGLAAGVAVSPLPIVAIILILATPRGRLNGVLFALGWLLGLAALGAIMLAVGGSGGASSHKQPTTWVGALKLTLGLLLTLLGARQWRHRPTDPSQAQLPKWLAAIDRFTPPKILGLGVALSAANAKNAPLTLAAGASISSTGLPVPQQAATLALFVLIASLGILAPLAVYLFTGQRAQRLLGNWRTWAAQHNAAVMAVLFFVLGLKLLGDGIGILAS, from the coding sequence GTGGGACACGCCGTGGGCGACGTACTCGGCCTGGCCGCCGGCGTCGCGGTCAGCCCGCTGCCCATCGTGGCGATCATTCTCATCCTGGCCACCCCCCGTGGACGTCTCAACGGCGTTCTCTTCGCCCTCGGCTGGCTCCTGGGACTGGCGGCACTGGGAGCGATCATGCTGGCCGTGGGCGGCTCCGGCGGCGCCTCCAGCCACAAGCAGCCCACCACCTGGGTAGGAGCCCTCAAACTCACCCTCGGCCTGCTACTGACCCTCCTCGGCGCCCGACAATGGCGCCACCGCCCCACCGACCCCTCCCAGGCACAACTCCCGAAATGGCTGGCCGCGATCGACCGCTTCACCCCGCCCAAGATCCTCGGACTCGGCGTGGCACTGTCGGCGGCCAACGCCAAGAACGCCCCCCTCACCCTCGCCGCCGGCGCATCGATCAGCTCGACCGGACTCCCCGTGCCCCAACAGGCCGCGACACTCGCCCTCTTCGTGCTCATCGCCTCCCTCGGCATCCTGGCACCCCTGGCCGTCTACCTCTTCACGGGACAACGGGCCCAACGCCTCCTCGGCAACTGGCGAACCTGGGCCGCACAGCACAACGCCGCCGTAATGGCCGTCCTCTTCTTCGTCCTCGGCCTCAAACTGCTCGGCGACGGCATCGGCATCCTCGCCTCCTGA